A part of Sebastes fasciatus isolate fSebFas1 chromosome 10, fSebFas1.pri, whole genome shotgun sequence genomic DNA contains:
- the LOC141775855 gene encoding anionic trypsin-like, whose product MGQCVQLVLLPPSGGQSLNEIGGMTRLLLLLWAGVTASTVVDLQKRIIGGRNCTQTERLYHVEVRAYTAFPGAVFTICGSSLIGDRWILTAEHCWNPASHCVARSAIAALSLPRMLVEPKPGRATVLQCANTTVVNCQRLINCLQTNYQGFYATRQYQHWKCYQSPGVSTSPGDSGGGVVFNGRIYGVHVFSGNATHACVEAAGFMDVCRYMDWIVTTTGIPRP is encoded by the exons ATGGGTCAATGTGTCcagcttgttctgctgcccccGAGTG GAGGGCAGTCGTTGAACGAGATAGGTGGCATGACACGTCTTCTCCTTTTGCTGTGGGCCG GTGTCACAGCGAGCACAGTGGTGGATCTGCAGAAGAGAATCATCGGAGGTCGGAATTGTACACAAACTGAGCGTCTGTACCATGTTGAAGTGAGAGCATATACAGCTTTTCCTGGTGCAGTTTTCACAATATGTGGCAGCTCTCTGATCGGTGACCGGTGGATTCTGACTGCAGAACACTGCTGGAACCCAGCAAG TCACTGTGTAGCTCGCTCggccatcgctgctctctctctccctcgcatGCTCGTTGAGCCGA AACCTGGTAGAGCAACTGTTCTCCAATGTGCAAACACCACGGTTGTCAACTGTCAGCGGCTCATAAACTGTTTGCAGACGAACTACCAAGGATTCTACGCGACCAGACAGTATCAACACTGGAAATGTTACCAAAGTCCTGGAGTGTCTACAAGTCCA GGTGACTCTGGTGGAGGAGTGGTGTTCAATGGCAGGATTTACGGTGTCCATGTATTCAGCGGTAATGCTACCCATGCCTGTGTTGAAGCAGCTGGATTCATGGACGTCTGTAGATACATGGATTGGATTGTAACAACTACCGGTATTCCCAGACCCTGA